The Planctomycetota bacterium genomic interval AATTGGCTGTGCGACGCGGGCGAACTTTTGCCCCGCGCGGGTGTCATTTCACGTATATTGGGCAGTCGATTTTCCGACGCACGCCCACTCAGGAACGGAACCCAAGTACGGATCATGTCTCTAAAAATATGGATCAACGGCCAGCTTTACGACAAGGCCGACGCCAAGATTAGCGTGTACGACCACGGCCTGCTCTATGGCGACGGCGTGTTCGAGGGAATGCGCAGCTACAGCGGCCGCGTCTTCCGCCTGGAAGAACACCTGCACCGGCTGTACAACTCGGCCCGCGCGATCCTGCTGAAGATCCCCATGGAGCCGGCCGCGCTCGGCAAGGCCGTCAACGACACCCTCAAGGCCAACAACATCCAGGACGGTTACATCCGGCTGGTCGTCACACGCGGCTCGGGCAGCCTGGGGCTCGACCCCAACAAGTGCAGCGACCCGCAAATCATCATCATCACCGACAGCATCACGCTCTATCCCAAGGAAATGTACGAACAGGGATTGGCCATCGTCACCGTCAGCGTGGTTCGCAACCACTCGGCGGCGCTGAGCCCGCGGATCAAGTCGCTGAACTATCTGAACAACAT includes:
- the ilvE gene encoding branched-chain-amino-acid transaminase, translated to MSLKIWINGQLYDKADAKISVYDHGLLYGDGVFEGMRSYSGRVFRLEEHLHRLYNSARAILLKIPMEPAALGKAVNDTLKANNIQDGYIRLVVTRGSGSLGLDPNKCSDPQIIIITDSITLYPKEMYEQGLAIVTVSVVRNHSAALSPRIKSLNYLNNILAKLEGLQAGCSEALMLNTRGEVAECTGDNIFLVRGRDLLTPPIDAGILEGITRNAVMELGVAAGLNVREITLTKHDVYIADECFLTGSAAEVIPVVKLDNRTIGRGEPGPVTRDLIQRFHTLVGRK